Sequence from the Burkholderia cepacia ATCC 25416 genome:
CCTGACGCACGATCACGTCATCTGCGTGGTGTAACGCGTCGTCGGTGCCGTAAACAGTTTCGCTTCCGTGGCGGTGCCGGCTCTGGCAGACTGGGCCGTATGAACCTGCCCGCCGACCTCGATGCCCTTAGCCCGGAGCAACTGCGCACACTGGCCGCTCAGTTGATGACCCAGGTCGGCGAGACGCAGCGTGAACTGCACTACCGTCAAACGCGTATCGATCAACTGACGCACGAACTCTCCGTGCTCAAGCGCCTGCAGTTCGGCAAACGCAGCGAGCAGCTTGATACCGAACAGATGAGCCTGCTCGACGAGGCGATCGATGCAGACCTGGCGGCACTGGAAGCCGAGCTCGAACAGCTTCAACCGGCCACGCGTGCCGCTGGGCCTGGGCAACAGCCGAAGCGTGTGCCCTTGCCATCGAAACTGCCGCGTACGGACATCCATCACGAGCCGGAAGACACCACGTGCCAGTGCGGTTGCCAGCGGGAGCGCGTGGGCGAAGACATCAGCGAGAAGCTGGACTATGCGCCAGGCGTGTTCACAGTCGAGCGGCATATCCGCGGCAAGTGGGCCTGTCGGCACTGCGGGACCCTGATCCAGGCACCGGTCCCGCCTCACGTCATCGACAAGGGTATCCCGACCACCGGGCTGTTGGCGCAGGTGCTGGTTGCCAAATATGGCGACCACCTGCCGCTGTATCGGCAGGAACGCATCTTTGCTCGCGCGGGCCTGGCGATCCCGCAATCGACGCTCGGCGCGTGGGTCGGCATCTGCGGCGTACGGCTGCAACCGCTGGTCGATGCGCTTCGCGAAGCGCTCCTGCAGCGCGACGTGCTGCACGCCGACGAGACGCCGGTGCAGATGCTGTCGCCCGGCAAGGGCAAGACGCATCGGGCTTACCTGTGGGCGTACAGCACGACGCCATTCGCCGATCTGAAGGCCGTGGTCTACGACTTCGCCGGCAGCCGTGCCGGCGAACATGCCCGAAAGTTCATGGGTGTGTGGCGTGGCAAGCTCATGTGCGATGACTATGGCGGCTACAAGGCTGGATTCGAACTGGGCATCACGGAAATCGGATGTGTCGCTCACGCGCGCCGGAAATTCTACGAGCTGCACGTCAACCACCAGAGCCAGATCGCCGAGCAGGCGCTGAAATACTTCGGCGCACTCTACGACGTCGAGCGTGACGTCGCCGAACTGAAGCCTGATCGAAGACAGGCCATCCGCCAGCAGCGATCCAGGCCCGTTGCCGATGCGTTGCACGCCTGGATGGTGACCCAGCGCAAGCTCGTTGCCGAAGGATCGGCGATCGCGAAGGCGCTCGACTACAGCCTGAAGCGTTGGGAAGCGCTCACGCGCTATCTCGATGACGGGCACGTGCCCATCGACAATAACTGGCTGGAGAACCAGATTCGACCATGGGCGACTGGCCGCTCGAACTGGCTGTTCGCCGGCTCACTGCGCGCGGGGCAACGTGCAGCCGCGATCATGAGCCTGATCCGGTCGGCGCAGCTTAACGGCCATGATCCGTACGCCTACCTGAAAGACGTGCTCACCCGACTGCCCACGCATCGTGCCGACGACATCGCGTCGCTGCTTCCGCATCGCTGGTCGCTCGCCGCGGCTTGATCAGCGGTACCTCACGAGCCTCGGTGCCTTTACCGGGGGCTTACGCTTCGATCGAAGAGCGGGCCGCTCGAGCAGCGAAGATTGCGTCCGTGCTTCGACTGCTTGGCAACGGCGTGCTTTCCCGGCAGCAGGCTGAACGAGCAGCACAGCTATTAGGCGTTCACTGCACCACCGTATATCGCCTGCGTCGACGTTTCCTCGCAGATCCGGTCGCCAGCACATTAGAGCCAAGGCAGCCGGGTAGGGCGACCGGGGGCAGACTGCATCACGGTGGAAGAGGGAGTGGCTCGATCCGTCAGCCGACTACTGTCGGGTGCACCACAGCCTGCTCGAGACTGTTCCGCAATCGATTTTCGCCAGAGCTCCGAATTTCGACGCCGCGCTGCGGGCGATATCACGTTATCGATGCCCACCGCTTAGGTTGAGCAAAACACTACGCTAGCAGTATTAGTGAACATTGCTAGCGCTCTGTTGAGCACGGCTAGCATTGATTGTGAACTCCTACAGCAACCTCCGGAGCCGTTGAATTACAAAGGTTGCCTTCGAGTCCAATAATTACAAATAACCTTCTATTCCGATGTATCTCGAAAATCACGAATTCTTAAACATAGAAAACTACCAGGAATTAATCGGTTTAAACGTCGTGACCATGTCTTTCAAATACCACCTATTTTTCTAACGAAAGGCAAAATGAAATATTATGTAACGTAAACGTTACGGGATGTTTCGTATGAGGCGTTGCTGCTGGCGGCGCCTGCTGATAAATTGATCGGATCAATCAGTAGAAAATTCGGCGTTCCGCTCACTTTCGATTAATGGATGGTGTAGCGCTTGAGGATATTTGGTGTCGTTGATAATGCTTCGATTGGCAATAATGTAGTAGTGATTGTTTCTGGTGTGGTGTTGAAAATTGATCTGCGGGACGAATCCTGCGGAAGTTGAGAATGAATTCACGGGCTCCGAGCTCAGTGCGGAGCTGATGAGGAAATTTTTAGGCTCATTTTGCAATTGAAACTGATTGCGCTCCCGTGAATCAATGTCGCTAAATTCTTGGTTGGTGTAGATGCTTGCTTAAAAGCGTTAATTTCCGAAAATTTATATAAGATCATCAGAAATTATTGAATAATATGAAATACAGCCAAATAAAAATTTCCCTTTCAATCTTCGGGGTGATGCTTGTGATATTCGGGTTTCAACAAGATGCTCGAAGTCAAAATTTAGCCGACGAAAGATCGCCCCTGTCTCGAATCCATGAGGTGGCTGATCAAGCAGATCTTTCCAATCAATCTCTCTTTTCTCGAATTATCGGCATGAAGATGGAAAGTGGGCAAGTGATCATTGCTCCATTTTCTTTCGAACGATGTGGAGTGGCATCGCCTCCAGAGCGACCGGTGACTATTCGGCAATTTATTTACCATGATGTGCCATGGTTTTTGGATTCGAGTAAAAATGGGAGACTGCCTTGTTCTGCAAACTATGTTGAGAAACTGGGCAATGACAATCGGATTGAAGCGGTTTCCGCAAAAATTTCCATTGATACGACGAAGATTTGCATTACACAGTCAGACATTGTGCAAAACTTCCAATCGTCGAGCAAGAGCTCAGAATATGTGCCATCGGGATTTGCATATCGCTATCTCGGAAAGGGTGGAGTAAATGTCTGGTTCCTGTCCTCCCTGAATAACATGGCATCAAAGTGCACTGAAACGATACTTTTTCAGCA
This genomic interval carries:
- the tnpC gene encoding IS66 family transposase gives rise to the protein MNLPADLDALSPEQLRTLAAQLMTQVGETQRELHYRQTRIDQLTHELSVLKRLQFGKRSEQLDTEQMSLLDEAIDADLAALEAELEQLQPATRAAGPGQQPKRVPLPSKLPRTDIHHEPEDTTCQCGCQRERVGEDISEKLDYAPGVFTVERHIRGKWACRHCGTLIQAPVPPHVIDKGIPTTGLLAQVLVAKYGDHLPLYRQERIFARAGLAIPQSTLGAWVGICGVRLQPLVDALREALLQRDVLHADETPVQMLSPGKGKTHRAYLWAYSTTPFADLKAVVYDFAGSRAGEHARKFMGVWRGKLMCDDYGGYKAGFELGITEIGCVAHARRKFYELHVNHQSQIAEQALKYFGALYDVERDVAELKPDRRQAIRQQRSRPVADALHAWMVTQRKLVAEGSAIAKALDYSLKRWEALTRYLDDGHVPIDNNWLENQIRPWATGRSNWLFAGSLRAGQRAAAIMSLIRSAQLNGHDPYAYLKDVLTRLPTHRADDIASLLPHRWSLAAA